The segment AAAGTGTTTTACTCaaaattagttttattatttacaattatatatatatatatatatatatatatatatatatatatatatatatatatatatatatatatatatatatatttcatatgagTTTATTACTTATTAATATTGTCGTGTGTTATTCATTCACATTAAAAATATGTCaactttatatgtttaattaaaaaattaatgtaatgtATTCTTACAAAGTGATATCGGGTATGctcattcataaaatattattataaaaatttaatacaaaaaataaaatttattcatttattttgtgattgattCTAATATGATAGACCACATCATATACTTTTAGGGGGAACAATATCCAGTAGATATAAAAGAAATGTACCATAGGTATACTTTTAATTCAATCAtgggaaaatttaaaatattaattagctATAAATTGacgtatatataaataataaaaagatgtgCATCTTTTCATCTTCACCGACAACAACAATGAATagaatattcattttttgttcaaatcaaagaaataaaataaaagagaatagaataatattaattggaatcaaaataatacaacaatgaattttcaaaatgtttgaaaatcatTCACACTTTTATACTACTATGACTCTATCTTCCGGAATCTCCAAGATAATTAGGCttccttcttcattttattgaaattatatcaaataatgtgatgaatcattgaagaatatatatatctatgatTTTCATCAAAGTGAAGGTCATTTTGTGTCATCATCTATTCTATGTATTCTTTTCACTATGTACATGACTGATGAATAAAAAGacgaagaaaagaaaataaaaacctatactacaaaaaagaaagaatgaaaaaatgaaaatgaacattcaaTATCTCTATAGATGATAGGTATTTATAGATTGGATAAGCCATAAAAATAGTTAGAAGGAAATTGAAAAGACATGCTATTTAAGTGAAAATATCAATAGATTGAGGTTTTTTTGTaactcattatatataattacaataataaatatgcttgaatttttttgattaataaacaaattatttcatgaaaagaaagaagagaaaatatcaacaaaaaaaagagtggaggccatagagaggtgccacatcaccttGTCTATggtcctcatttatatatatacatatatatattgattagaaaatttttataaaaacatatttatatatattaaatttaagatattcttaatatacaaaatttacTTTGGTTCgagaattttttgattttttttgtaaattaaaataatcatcaaATTATTCGAAACAATTATACACTTGaataaaaacttaaataaaagtCCACATTTTATTGAAAACATAACAAAGACGATTCGATTCGGTTAGGTTTGGTcgttttttcatttcttttgacACGCGTACATAAAACTATTTGCCTCCCTTTATCccaatactttttttttccacATGTTATTTGATACCCATGTTAGAGCTCGACTATTGGGAGTTTGTGTCGCATAGGGTCCATTAAGGAGAAACCGCTTCCTATAAAAGATTTTGCATATGACTCGAACATGAGACCTCTAATTAAAGGAGTAACAACCTCATCCGCTGCACCACATTCCAATTAAGtgtctgtcacgacccaaattttgcaagtcgtgatggcacctatgttcccaaccaataggtaaatCAACCCAgcatattaacccaactaaaccaacaaatgagtaaaaagactaacacttagcaagaatctccaacattgagtcccttataagtacgaaatgcggaagctaaaatatgtcaccccaagaattggtttcttaagtacaagagcttctagaATACGATGCAAGtatgaaactaaaatgacaaatctaacttAACGGATATCCTGTCTGAACACTGTATAACagaatacataaaatatagagggaggtgtgggccacggaacagccaagcagctcaccacaactccaagaacttcaagccggactcaatttgctccacgagatgtgctcctactcgaaatcgaatctgcaccacaaagagtgcatcaagcgtagtatgagtacgaaaccacgtgtacccagtatgctcattgaccgacaacgaagaagtagtgacgggagtttatacaacaaaataaattcttaaattatataagtatatatatatatatatatatatatatatatatatatatatatatatataattacactcactatttaagtttcatcaataaaggtaatcaaacatcaagtatttttcaaacacccaaacaaacacataatcatcaaaataaatgatgtgatgaaatgtAATGCAATATAACACCATGTAATGAATTGTCTAAGAATATCCAGTAcacactcaaccgtatatacatgatactcctcggaaatacatcgagagatcatgacccatgggggactcgcgaggtccatataccgacacggacgatctccacgtgtctgtgcggacaatctcaacgcactatcataatatcaaacaatttccaCACGGACCGtttccacgtgcccaaattacaatcttaacatctcaccatccccagcacggctgatctccacgtgcccaacttatactcaatctcatgtcaatgcatgtatacaatatcatttcaatataaggggataatgatgcatctcactcaaccaatatcaacataatacataaccacctcaattatcacaactatacgggtgtaataaagaaaacacaatcacacaaaaatttcaagtcaataatatatcagctaatgcccatatgctttggcattctcaaattacaatccaCGTTCTATAGtagtaattttcctttttataacatcGGTACTCGTatcaatgcccgtcacaccattgatacgagaccccaTTTTTTtgcccttacccctttgtctattttcattttgtttttaaatctttaattaggaaaacgtccttcaacaagtctaaaaagtcttaacatacctcaagTGCCGAATTCCTGTCACGAATCTTTAAGATAGTTCCTTCCCTTTATGCAAAGTTTCGAAATGCTCACGATCTACCAATGATGCAAGGTTCGTAAATAAACGAGTTTgtagacatttaaatttattataggtACAACATAAACCtcaaaactcactcatatgTTCAATCAAGATCCTACTCTTGATATAATTACATGTCAAGGATCCAAATTGCTAACATTCAAGCCTAATGTTAAGCCTTAATTCCTCCAAGTATCTCAATTTCAACgctaatcatataatatacatctaataattaattacctattttaatataacaaaactaaattgataatgttataataacaagaaaataagCAAAGGTAATAATCAATACGAAGAACTAACTTGCAGATACTAAATTCTCAGGCTTCCTATATACCTGCCTCAATATGACCTCccaacttatatttttttttcattctttttttggCCTAAAACCCCATTAACTACAGCCACTGCAATTCTaatatataaacaataaaaatttccAGCAACTAAGAAAAAGACAACAAACCTTTCTACTACTAttacttttcaatttttctagCATATGCTTTCCAAAGATTTGACACTTACTACTACCAACCTATTGCAATTGCCTTAATtattaacaaatttttatttatttatcaatttaattattaaagtgTCCCCTCCCAAATTCAGAAAAAACGGCACTACTTCTGCCAACCAATCTTTCAAAAcctcatatcaaaataattaacacAACAATCATACATTCATTATTACCCAAGTAAAAGTCAAGAAAAATCTCAAATTGCTTCTTACCCGTAAATTTTCGTTCGACCCCTCACGTTTGCATTCACGCCGCACACAGATAGTTTCTTACCCTTactcctttatttttttctaatattaattaagtattaaaaGTGGTTAAGCCCactaacttaatttaattatatgggTCAAGTATAAAAGGTaataaatgaattatgaaatgacccactaactattaactatattagttattcaataaaatttttatcaactaaatactcATAgtctttgaattatttaaatgtacccatttaaatttccaaaaggagtcaaactagtcctagttctcaaaacgatctagcgggtcgttacatcacctaccacttaaacaaacgttcgtcctcgaacgggaaaagaaaagagctaaTCTGAAcgctcaaaaagatgaggatatttactcctcatgtcttactctgtctcccatgtagcctcctccactgAGCGatgcttccattgaacctttactgaagcaatctccttggacctcagcttccgaatttgcctatccaaaatgatgatcggctcttcctcaaaagtcaaattttgatcaagtaacactgaatcccattgaatcacatgGTCACCACCCTAatgatacttcttaagcattgaaatatgaaatacaggatgaACACCTGACAAACCAGGTGGTAAAGCCAACTGATACAccacctcaccaatacgctcAACAAtctcaaaaggaccaatataccttgggctcaactttcccttctttccaaacctcatcacccccttcatgggtgaaacctttaataaaaccctctctccaaccataaactctaaatcacgaatctttcgatctgcataactcttttgcctactctgagccatgagaagtttatcttggatcaacttgaccttgtccaatgactccctcaacaaatctgtaccccatggtctaacctcaaatgcatcaaaccagccaattggagatcgacatctcctaccatacaaagcctcaaatggtgccatctcaatgctcgagtgataactattattgtaagcaaactccgctAGAGGCAAGAACTGGTCCCAttgaccaccaaagtcaatcacacatgcccgcaacatatcctcaagaacctgaatagtccgctcagattgaccatcagtctgagggtgaaaggctgtACTAAGATCCACTCGCGTGCCCAACTCTTTCTGCATAGACCGccagaaatgagatgtaaattgggtgccatgatctgaaataatagatataggaaccccatgcaaatgaactatctcttgaatatagatcttggctaacttctctgagttataggtagtctgaaccggtacaaagtgtgcagacttagtcagtcgatccacgatgacccatatagcatcaaacttacccaaagtacgtggcaaccctaccacaaagtccatagcaatgcgctcccacttccactcaggtatgGGCATCCTCTAAGTCATACCTCCAtgcttttggtgttcatacttcacttgctgacaattcaaacatcgagatacaaaatctactatgtccctcttcatacgacaccaccaatagtgttgcttcaagtcacgatacatcttagtagccgccggatgaatagagtacctcgaactatgagcctcctccatgatcaatctagtcaaatcacctgtacgaggaacacatatacgacccttaatcctcaaaactccctcactatAAAGAATTGCAAccttggcttctccttttaaaaccttatccctaatcttacataaatcaccatcatcaaactgttgagcccgaatcttctccaacaaggatgacctagcctccatataagccaacaccttactagattctgaaatatcaagtctcacaaagctattggccaGGGATTGGACATCCCTAGATAAAGGACGCTCGCCAACCTGTAACAtggctagactacccatacttaccgccttccgactcaaggcatctgctacaacatttgctttgcctgggtgataaagaatagtcatatcgtagtccttgagcaactccaaccatctcctctgcctcaaatttagatccctctgattgaatatatactggatactacgatgatccgtgaacacctcacaatgcacaccataaagataatgcctccaaatctttaatgcaaacacaacagccgccaactctaaatcatgaatagggtagttcttctcatgaacctttaactgcctcgaagcataagctatcacccttcccttctgcatcaacacacaaccaagaccaACTGCctcgaagcatcacaatatacgacaaaaccctctccctccacgggtagggtcaaaatcggagcagtagtcaataaagtcttgagcttttggaaactagcctcacattcgtcagaccactgaaaagtcacctccttttgtgtcaatctagttaatggagatgcaatggatgagaaaccctcaacaaatcatcgataataacctgcaaggcccaaaaaactccgaatctcagtaactgaagtaggtctgacccaagctctaaccgcctcaatcttcttaggatccaccatgataccctccttggacactacatgtcccaagaatgctaccgaactaagccaaaactcacactttgaaaactttgcataaagcttcttctcctttagaatcccaagaacaatcctcaaatgatgctcatgCTCCTCCTTAGTacgtgagtatatcaatatatcatctatgaagacaataacaaaggaatctaaatacggtctgaacactccattcatcaagtccataaaagctgctggggcattagtcagtccgaaagacatcaccaaaaactcgtaatgaccataacgtgtttgaaaagccgtcttagggatatcctctgccctaaccttcagctgatgatagccagatctcaagtcaattttggagaaaactgaagcaccctgcaactgatcaaataaatcatcaatacgaggtatcagatacttatttctgatggttaccttgttcaactgctgatagtcaatacacatacgcatagatccatctttcttcttcacaaataacactggagcaccccaaggagatacacttggtctaataaaacctttgctcaacaaatcctgtagctgctccttcaactctttcaattcagctggtgccatacgataaggaggaatggaaataggccgagtgcctggctccacattaatacaatactcaatatctcgatctggtggaagacctggcaaatcggttggaaatacttctgaaaattcactcactactggaatagactcaagcataggagtctcaaTACTGGTATCTCGAATGTGGGCCAAGTACgccaaacatcctctctgtacCAACTAACAagccttaaggaatgatatcacacccttagaaggatgactaagagtacctctccattctactataggaattccaggcatagctaaagtgatggtcttggcatgacaatttaaaattgcgtggtaagaagataaccaatccataccaagaatcacatcaaaatctatcatttctaagacctttaaatctgcatgagtgtcacaccccatcaaagtaacagtacataaacgatacacttgatctacaactacagaatccctgacaggagtagaaacacgtatcggcaaatcaagagactcacacaatatatccagactaggagcaaaatatgtggacacataagaataagtagagcctggatcaaataatacagtagctggtcgatgacaaaccggaataatacctgtgataacagcatctgaggcttcagcctctggcctacctggaaaagcataacagtcagaacgacctccatcagattgtgaacctccacgaccaccacctcgaccagaaggagaaccacctctacctgaatgagaaccacctctaccattctGTGCACCACCCCTAGCTGAAGGTTGTGCAGCCCTGGAAGTCGGAACCTGAGAAACCTGATGTAAGCCACCACGTCTGGTCCTAGGGCAGTCCCTCAtagtgtcccatatcaccacactcaaagCAACCCTATGAGACGCAGGCTGATGAGAGGAACCTGAATGACCAGAATGCCCTCCACGAACTacaggtctagaagatgaaccctgcAAAGTATGTACCAAGCTCGAAGAGTTATGCCCAGCGTAACCAGCCTCAGACGCTGGTATagcagcatgaatgggtctgctggactgagggtgataacctctgcccaagtaaccccaactcctaggcggagcaccaccataatcacctgaataacgagtcctcttgccctctcgctgctcaaatccctcacgtcgaatcatctccaactccttagaagcatctaccactttttggaatggaacaccagaagcagcaacctgagaaactcctagacggatcggaataatcagccccttaacaaaccttctcactctctcagcctctgtgggaagtatcatcgaagcatgcctagacaaggcatgaaatttaccctcatactctgcaactgacataccattttgctgcaaaccctcaaactcggccctcttgcgctccctcttactgcgtggaacaaatttggatagaaatacctgagtaaacttagtccaggatagtggatgggatccagctggcctactactaatataatccctccaccactgcttagcagagccagtcatctgaaacgctgtatagtcaactccatgagactccactaatccaagattatgcaacctctcatgacaactaactatgaattcatatgcatcctcagctaagtcaccagtataagtaggaggatttattagtctgaacctcctaaacatcttttgctcatcaatagtcatagaaggcctgttcaccaaatgtgatgtcatatctagaaactccatactatccaaacgaggagctacagcggcagctggctgagtcctgggagtctgagaatctggagcaactatcggatctggagtttgacctccaacacgggtctgtgagccatcagaagtgacaggCAAAGCTCCTGCCTGGGCCATCCCATCTAAGATTCCTAACATACGAGCcaaggtatcttgaagcactggGGGGACAATAGTACTGGTTGGAGCCTGAGCtggcccatccccctcgacacgatcttgcacatccccGTGAATAACCTCTGCATCAGGAGGTACGGCCCTATCACGACCCTGGGTAGCTACTGGTACTTGAACATCCACATGTGCTGCAACAGGGCCCCTACCCCGACCTCGAGCTTGTCTCCTACCTCTACCTCAGACAGTGTTCCCAGAAGCAGGCGCAGGAATAGGATcctgaccaccacttgccgatgtacgattcctcgtcatctgagagagaatgaaatatcaagattagaatttctacaaggtcaagtgtgcacgataatgaataaaagaaaagattatttcctaaatgtcctatagcctctcgaagataggtatggacgtattcataccgatccgcaagacactactagacattgctcttgtactcttgagaccgatgaacctagggctttgataccaaatttttcacgacccaaattttgcaagtcgtgatggcacctatgttcccaaccaataggtaagccaacccaacatattaacccaactaaatcaacaaatgagtaaaaacaCTAACacttagcaagaatctccaacattgagtcccttataagtacgaaatgcaaaatctaaaatatatcaccccaagaatttGTGTCTTAAGTTCAAGAGCTTCTAGAATACGATGCAAGtatgaaactaaaatgacaaatctaacttaagggatatcctgtctgaacACTGAATAACAGAATACGTAAAAGATAGAgagaggtgtgggccacggaactgccaagcagctcaccacaactccaaaaacttcaagccggactcactttgctccacgagatgtgctcctactcggaattgaatctgcaccacaaagagtgcaacaagcgtagtatgagtacgaaaccacgtgtacccagtatgtcttaTTGACCGACaatgaagaagtagtgacgggagtttaaacaacaaaataaattcttaaattatataagtgtgtgtatatatatatatatattacactcactatttaagtttcatcaataaaggtaatcaaacatcaagtattttccaaacacccaaacaatcacataatcatcaaaataaatgatgtgatgaaatgcaatgcaatataaCACCATGTAATGAATTGTCTCAGAATATCCAGTACACACTCAACCGTATTTACATGATACTCCttggaaatacatcgagagatcatgacccatgggggacttgcgaggtccatataccgacacggacgatctccacgtgtctgtgcggacaatctcaacgcactatcataatatcaaacaatttccgCACGGACGAtttccacgtgcccaaattacaatcttaacatctcaccatccccagcacggatgatctccacgtgcccaacttatactcaatctcatgtcaatgcatgtatacaatatcatttcaatataaggggataatgatgcatctcactcaatcaatatcaacataatacataaccacctcaattatcgcaactatacgggtgtaataaagaaaacacaatcatacaaaaatttcaagtcaataatatatcagctaatgcccatatgctttggcattctcaaattacaatccacattctatagtagtaattttcctttttataacatcggtactcgtaccaatgcccgtcacaccattgatacgagaccccaTTTTTTtgcccttacccctttgtctattttcattttgtttttaaatctttaattaggaaaacgtccttcaataagtctaaaaagtcttaacatacctcaagTGCCAAATTCGTGTCATGAATCTTTAAGATAGTTCCTTCCCTTTATGCAAAGTTTCGAAACGCTCACGATCTACCAATGATGCAAGTTTCATAAATAAGCGAGTTTgtagacatttaaatttattataggtACAACATAAACCtcaaaactcactcatatgTTCAATCAAGATCCTACTCTTGATATAATTACATGTCAAGGATCCAAATTGCTAACGTTCAAGCCTAATGTTAAGCCTTAATTCCTCCAAGTAGCTCAATTTCAACgctaatcatataatatacatctaataattaattacctattttaatataacaaaactaaattgataatgttataataacaagaaaataagCAAAGGTAATAATCAATACGAAGAACTAACTTGCAAATACTAAATTCTCAGGCTTCCTATATACCTGCCTCAATATGACCTCccaacttgtattttttttcattctttttttggCCTAAAACCCCATTAACTACAGCCACTGCAATTCTaatatataaacaataaaaatttccAGCAACTAAGAAAAAGACAACAATCCTTTCTACTACTATTACTTTTCAATTTTGCTAGCATATGCTTTCCAAAGATTTGACACTTACTACTACCAACCTATTGCAATTGCCTTAATtattaacaaatttttatttatttatcaatt is part of the Solanum lycopersicum chromosome 1, SLM_r2.1 genome and harbors:
- the LOC112940708 gene encoding uncharacterized protein isoform X3: MLGILDGMAQAGALPVTSDGSQTRVGGQTPDPIVAPDSQTPRTQPAAAVAPRLDSMEFLDMTSHLVNRPSMTIDEQKMFRRFRLINPPTYTGDLAEDAYEFIVSCHERLHNLGLVESHGVDYTAFQMTGSAKQWWRDYISSRPAGSHPLSWTKFTQVFLSKFVPRSKRERKRAEFEGLQQNGMSVAEYEGKFHALSRHASMILPTEAERVRRFVKGLIIPIRLGVSQVAASGVPFQKVVDASKELEMIRREGFEQREGKRTRYSGDYGGAPPRSWGYLGRGYHPQSSRPIHAAIPASEAGYAGHNSSSLVHTLQGSSSRPVVRGGHSGHSGSSHQPASHRVALSVVIWDTMRDCPRTRRGGLHQVSQVPTSRAAQPSARGGAQNGRGGSHSGRGGSPSGRGGGRGGSQSDGGRSDCYAFPGRPEAEASDAVITDSISSRSTSRGAN
- the LOC112940708 gene encoding uncharacterized protein isoform X2 — its product is MLGILDGMAQAGALPVTSDGSQTRVGGQTPDPIVAPDSQTPRTQPAAAVAPRLDSMEFLDMTSHLVNRPSMTIDEQKMFRRFRLINPPTYTGDLAEDAYEFIVSCHERLHNLGLVESHGVDYTAFQMTGSAKQWWRDYISSRPAGSHPLSWTKFTQVFLSKFVPRSKRERKRAEFEGLQQNGMSVAEYEGKFHALSRHASMILPTEAERVRRFVKGLIIPIRLGVSQVAASGVPFQKVVDASKELEMIRREGFEQREGKRTRYSGDYGGAPPRSWGYLGRGYHPQSSRPIHAAIPASEAGYAGHNSSSLVHTLQGSSSRPVVRGGHSGHSGSSHQPASHRVALSVVIWDTMRDCPRTRRGGLHQVSQVPTSRAAQPSARGGAQNGRGGSHSGRGGSPSGRGGGRGGSQSDGGRSDCYAFPGRPEAEASDAVITDREHFETLHKGKELS
- the LOC112940708 gene encoding uncharacterized protein isoform X1; its protein translation is MLGILDGMAQAGALPVTSDGSQTRVGGQTPDPIVAPDSQTPRTQPAAAVAPRLDSMEFLDMTSHLVNRPSMTIDEQKMFRRFRLINPPTYTGDLAEDAYEFIVSCHERLHNLGLVESHGVDYTAFQMTGSAKQWWRDYISSRPAGSHPLSWTKFTQVFLSKFVPRSKRERKRAEFEGLQQNGMSVAEYEGKFHALSRHASMILPTEAERVRRFVKGLIIPIRLGVSQVAASGVPFQKVVDASKELEMIRREGFEQREGKRTRYSGDYGGAPPRSWGYLGRGYHPQSSRPIHAAIPASEAGYAGHNSSSLVHTLQGSSSRPVVRGGHSGHSGSSHQPASHRVALSVVIWDTMRDCPRTRRGGLHQVSQVPTSRAAQPSARGGAQNGRGGSHSGRGGSPSGRGGGRGGSQSDGGRSDCYAFPGRPEAEASDAVITGIIPVCHRPATVLFDPGSTYSYVSTYFAPSLDILCESLDLPIRVSTPVRDSVVVDQVYRLCTVTLMGCDTHADLKVLEMIDFDVILGMDWLSSYHAILNCHAKTITLAMPGIPIVEWRGTLSHPSKGVISFLKAC